The following coding sequences lie in one Chelmon rostratus isolate fCheRos1 chromosome 2, fCheRos1.pri, whole genome shotgun sequence genomic window:
- the znfx1 gene encoding NFX1-type zinc finger-containing protein 1 isoform X2 yields MERLTLITGRRGPGTDTGQNASGGREGRQGGAQGDRATEGRRRAQSRGGCRDEREETDGGGGGMRGRGRGIGNLGRGGERGAGRWRDGGGGGEGVRGRGRGRGAAGLGGQRDAGRQRGGGRGRGGNGGEGGIRRDGAAEREGARRGLLEMGLRRGGHSLDRRGGRGGERREGVGDRQERYGGSRAGAPQGHGLSYKTLNELSEKEPSVVAITLSSHPALQHVLNGTAMGKDPVELLCRVLSKAFQSRTDRSTLQHLAGVIKDSGFFRTGLPHYLAGMESEFNAVRRAQYPQHLENILAVVSEVLSMFPASSVQACSLLLTQLQASINSLKTSGVEIQPQTEESVENLQGLIRHLKERSREGTLRSDRDTYALLRAGGDNPGEEEQQDFRTIPIYPTPEEFHQDHRPFLRPNLTSQRYTNTHLYLDTHFRLLREDFVRPLREGIQQLLWNQMDVGRGDSPLKKKRFDDIRVYFDTRLVVPKCTHTGLAYVVQFDIQPLQFVRWQNSKRLIYGSLVCLSCDNFESFLFATVTDRDPKDLQKGQVQITFTEESRFKLAGMQKDQLFLMVETTAYFEAYRYVLDGLKEQEEDSLPFQRYIVECETDVQPPEYLQRTDMYDLSSIADPDYMDRIQPFHSLKEDAWPRMEELGLDESQMRAFQLALTKELAIIQGPPGTGKTYVGLKIAQALLTNQDLWRDRIGSAPMLVVCYTNHALDQFLEGIHTFLQEGIVRVGGRSNSEILKRFNLRELTHSPNFRNSLPRHLRCAYNEIHKQLCQEERGIQSQSMKLECSLKGVLRECFLQKFISRRHWDALHQPPTHDEFMIWNERKPSLIMEWLGLGSTAFLQRETENATGNEDTAAAEAMELEEEDLIEIAEEADLIQAERIIDDNLGHRVGKNDRKKGDTEEALRQVEQLMLAMNLDKAEIQAQQSEEGWEMQRDQKRKMKSKIRKELGKSSAMTEQEENAVLDIWTLSLPDRWRLYRLWVARYRVELCTRVLESEQAYQNAVDRLADVKRRESLCLLKEATVIGMTTTGAAKYRKVLQEVRPSLVIVEEAAEVLEAHTITTLSQACQHLILIGDHQQLRPTATVYELAKNFHLEMSMFERLVKMGLPFVRLNYQHRMRPEIARLLTPHIYSELENHPSVLDYDNIKGLNTNLFFVEHKHPEEEIKDGRSHQNRHEAMFVVALCRYLLFQDYKPEQITILTTYSGQLHCLRKLMPASQFTGVKVHVVDKYQGEENDIVLLSLVRSNLQGKVGFLNIPNRVCVALSRAKKGLYCIGNSAMLGQVNLWSNIFYTLREKEQVGSALTLCCQNHPNKQVRASRAEDFNQAPEGGCTLPCDFRLDCGHVCSSVCHPYDPEHKKYKCLKKCQKILCGLGHKCTLECHKACPKKCPVKVEKIIPQCQHTQMVPCHQDPKTFTCREPCQKLLHCGHPCDSLCGEPCTSKCKVKVTLKLRCGHSQQDACFYKTQTEEPECRTPCEHQLKCGHTCRGNCGKCYQGRFHYACFHQCERLLICSHKCREPCTRNCPPCQRPCENCCVHSKCMKPCGQPCAPCVEPCTWQCPHQSCSKLCHEPCDRPPCNQPCAKTLDCGHPCIGLCGDKCPSKCRVCNHDEVTEILFGTEDEPEAYFIQLEDCGHIIECTAMDKYMEMDEVAIKLKECPKCKTPIRKNLRYGSHINASLAEIEMVKMKINEHQGDIEEYRKTLQIQWKDNLLTDGLGQQMEYMRINDRLEKTYLTANDLWVVENKMDFLVRVAKLRKVQRENMLLRRRLPLEKLAQQFEHWLNNIHQKFTDQQVFDLQRELQRLTLLTKLNVCCHMADKRGQSAKIQSEVQTIKEVLEKCGQFTEQDERRVTEAMKELDSKLPPTGLGISEEERKMIVSAMKMPPGHWYKCPNGHVYLIDRCGGAMVSRRCPDCDAVIGGANHRLESGNQVASEMDGSQHPAWSEANNHQNFGHYDF; encoded by the exons ATGGAAAGACTGACTTTGATAACAGGGAGAAGAGGCCCAG gcACCGATACTGGCCAAAATGCtagtggaggaagagagggaaggcaAGGAGGTGCACAAGGAGATAGAGCAACAGAGGGCAGAAGAAGAGCACAAAGTCGTGGGGGTTGTCGAGATGAAagggaggagacagatggaggaggtggagggatgcgtgggagaggcagaggaataGGAAACCTAGGAAGAGGGGGTGAAAGAGGTGCaggaagatggagggatggaggaggaggaggtgaaggggtgcgggggagaggaagaggaagaggagcagcagggctGGGGGGCCAAAGAGATGCAGGacgacagagaggaggaggaagggggaggggcGGAAATGGAGGAGAAGGTGGGATAAGAAGAGATGGTGCAGCTGAAAGAGAAGGAGCAAGAAGGGGGTTGTTAGAAATGGGTTTAAGGCGTGGAGGACATAGTCTGGATAGAAGAGGAGGGCGAGGGGGCGAGAGAAGAGAGGGtgtgggagacagacaggagaggtaTGGAGGGAGCAGAGCTGGGGCACCTCAGGGTCACGGACTGAGCTATAAAACTCTGAACGAACTCTCTGAAAAAGAGCCGTCTGTGGTGGCCATCACCCTGTCCTCTCACCCCGCCCTACAGCACGTCCTGAATGGGACAGCAATGGGGAAGGACCCCGTGGAGCTCCTCTGCCGGGTGCTGAGTAAAGCCTTCCAATCACGGACAGACAGAAGCACCTTGCAGCACCTGGCTGGTGTCATAAAAGATTCAGGGTTCTTCCGCACCGGCCTGCCCCACTACCTGGCAGGCATGGAGTCAGAGTTCAATGCCGTCCGCAGGGCACAATACCCACAACACCTGGAAAACATCCTGGCTGTTGTGTCAGAG GTCCTCAGCATGTTCCCTGCTAGCTCGGTCCAGGCGTGCAGTCTGCTGCTGACGCAGCTCCAAGCCTCCATCAACAGCCTGAAAACATCAGGAGTGGAAATCCAGCCTCAGACGGAGGAGAGCGTGGAGAATCTTCAGGGTCTGATCAGGCACCTGAAGGAGAGATCCAGGGAGGGCACCCTGCGCTCCGACAGGGACACTTACGCCCTCCTGCGAGCTGGCGGTGATAACCCAG GtgaagaagagcagcaagaTTTCAGGACCATACCCATCTACCCGACTCCTGAGGAGTTCCATCAGGACCACAGGCCCTTCCTGAGACCCAACCTCACCTCTCAGCGCTACACAAACACCCACCTCTACCTTGACACGCACTTCCGACTGCTGAGAGAGGACTTTGTGCGGCCGCTCCGGGAGGGGATCCAGCAGTTGCTTTGGAACCAAATGGACGTGGGCAGGGGCGACAGTCCACTGAAGAAGAAGCGCTTTGACGATATCAGAGTGTATTTTGACACACGGCTGGTGGTGCCCAAGTGCACGCACACTGGTCTCGCCTACGTAGTCCAGTTCGACATTCAGCCACTTCAG TTTGTGCGTTGGCAGAACTCCAAGAGGCTGATCTACGGCTCCCTGGTCTGCCTGTCTTGTGATAATTTTGAGAGCTTCTTGTTTGCCACAGTGACAGATCGTGATCCCAAAGACCTGCAGAAGGGACAGGTTCAGATTACCTTCACTGAAGAAAGCAGATTCAAGTTGGCCGGAATGCAG AAAGACCAGTTGTTCCTGATGGTTGAGACCACTGCCTACTTTGAGGCCTATCGGTACGTTCTGGACGGCCtaaaggagcaggaggaggacagcctGCCCTTTCAGAG GTACATTGTGGAGTGCGAGACAGATGTGCAACCTCCAGAATATCTGCAAAGAACAGATATGTACGACCTGTCATCCATTGCTGACCCCGACTATATGGACAGGATACAACCCTTTCACAGCCTGAAGGAAGATGCCTGGCCGAGAATGGAGGAGCTGGGGCTGGATGAGTCGCAGATGAGAGCCTTCCAGCTGGCCCTCACGAAGGAACTGGCCATCATACAGGGACCTCCTGGCACTG GAAAAACCTACGTTGGCCTTAAGATCGCTCAGGCTCTGTTGACCAATCAGGATCTTTGGAGAGATAGAATTGGCTCAGCTCCGATGCTGGTAGTGTGTTACACTAACCATGCCCTGGATCAGTTCCTTGAGG GTATTCATACATTTCTGCAAGAGGGCATAGTGAGAGTAGGAGGCCGCAGCAACAGCGAGATCCTGAAGCGTTTCAATCTGAGGGAGCTGACCCACTCACCCAACTTCAGAAATTCGCTGCCGCGTCACCTGCGCTGTGCATATAATGAG ATTCACAAGCAGCTGTgtcaggaggagagggggatCCAGAGCCAGAGTATGAAGCTGGAGTGTTCTCTGAAAGGTGTCCTGCGTGAATGCTTCTTGCAGAAGTTCATATCACGCAGACACTGGGACGCTCTGCACCAACCACCC ACACACGATGAGTTCATGATTTGGAATGAGAGGAAGCCCAGCCTGATAATGGAGTGGTTGGGTTTGGGTTCCACTGCCTTcctgcagagggagacagagaatgCCACTGGAAATGAAG acacagcagcagcggaAGCGATGGAGCTGGAAGAAGAGGACCTCATTGAAATCGCAGAGGAAGCAGATCTGATCCAGGCAGAGCGGATTATTGACGACAACCTTGGTCACAGAGttggaaaaaatgacagaaagaagggagacacagaggaggctCTCAGACAAGTAGAGCAACTGATGCTGGCCATGAACCTGGATAAAGCTGAGATACAGGCTCAGCAGAGCGAGGAAGGATGGGAG ATGCAACGGGAccagaagagaaaaatgaagagcAAAATCAGGAAAGAGCTGGGGAAGAGCTCGGCTATGACAGAACAAGAGGAAAATGCCGTCTTGGATATTTGGACCCTTAGCCTGCCGGACAGATGGAGACTCTATCG gttgtGGGTGGCACGCTACAGGGTAGAGCTTTGCACCAGAGTCCTAGAGTCTGAGCAGGCCTATCAGAACGCAGTGGACAGATTGGCTGATGTGAAACGTCGTGAGAGCCTCTGTCTCCTCAAGGAAGCCACG GTTATTGGCATGACAACAACAGGGGCGGCCAAGTATCGTAAAGTTCTGCAGGAAGTGCGCCCAAGTCTGGTGATCGTagaagaggctgcagaggttCTCGAGGCCCACACCATCACCACACTGAGCCAAGCATGCCAACACCTCATCCTCATCGGAGACCACCAGCAG CTGCGGCCCACTGCCACAGTGTATGAACTCGCTAAGAACTTCCACCTGGAGATGTCCATGTTTGAGAGGCTGGTGAAGATGGGGCTTCCTTTTGTCAGACTCAACTAccag CATCGTATGAGGCCCGAAATTGCCCGCCTTCTGACCCCACACATCTACTCAGAGCTGGAAAACCACCCCTCTGTGTTGGACTATGACAACATCAAA GGCCTTAATACCAATTTATTCTTCGTGGAGCACAAACACCCAGAAGAAGAGATCAAAGATGGAAGAAGCCATCAGAACCGACACGAGGCGATGTTTGTAGTCGCTCTTTGCCGCTATCTTCTCTTTCAGGACTACAAACCAGAGCAAATTACCATCCTCACAACCTATTCGGGCCAGCTCCACTGTCTGCGCAAACTTATGCCTGCCAGCCAGTTCACAGGGGTCAAAGTGCACGTAGTGGACAAGTACCAGGGAGAAGAGAACGACATTGTCTTGTTGTCTCTGGTCCGCAGCAACCTGCAAGGAAAAGTTGGCTTTCTGAACATTCCCAATCGTGTCTGTGTAGCCTTGTCACGTGCCAAGAAAGGTCTTTACTGTATTGGCAACAGTGCAATGCTGGGACAAGTCAACCTGTGGAGCAACATCTTCTACACCTtgagggagaaggagcaggtCGGCAGTGCTCTGACCCTGTGCTGTCAGAATCACCCAAATAAACAGGTGAGAGCTTCTCGTGCTGAGGATTTTAATCAAGCCCCTGAGGGGGGCTGCACCCTGCCTTGCGACTTCCGTTTGGATTGTGGCCACGTTTGCTCAAGTGTCTGCCACCCCTACGACCCTGAGCACAAAAAGTACAAGTGTCTCAAGAAGTGCCAGAAGATTTTATGCGGCCTGGGACACAAGTGCACACTAGAGTGTCACAAAGCATGCCCAAAGAAATGCCCAGTGAAAGTTGAAAAGATCATACCCCAgtgtcagcacacacagatggtTCCTTGCCACCAGGACCCAAAGACATTTACATGCCGGGAGCCTTGCCAGAAGCTGCTTCACTGTGGACATCCATGCGATTCACTGTGTGGGGAACCATGCACCAGTAAGTGCAAGGTGAAGGTAACCTTAAAACTAAGGTGCGGCCACAGCCAGCAAGATGCTTGCttttacaaaacacagacagaggagccCGAATGTAGGACCCCCTGTGAGCATCAGCTAAAATGTGGCCATACGTGTCGTGGTAACTGTGGCAAGTGTTATCAGGGACGATTCCATTACGCATGCTTTCACCAGTGTGAGCGTCTCCTGATTTGCTCTCATAAGTGCAGGGAGCCTTGCACTCGCAATTGTCCCCCCTGTCAGAGACCATGTGAGAATTGCTGCGTCCACAGCAAGTGCATGAAACCGTGTGGACAGCCCTGTGCTCCGTGCGTCGAGCCCTGCACATGGCAATGCCCCCACCAAAGCTGCAGTAAACTCTGCCATGAGCCATGCGATCGTCCGCCATGCAACCAACCCTGTGCCAAGACCTTGGACTGCGGCCACCCCTGCATAGGTCTGTGTGGAGACAAATGTCCAAGCAAATGTCGCGTCTGCAATCACGATGAGGTCACAGAGATTTTGTTCGGCACTGAGGATGAGCCAGAGGCTTACTTCATTCAGCTGGAGGACTGTGGACACATCATTGAATGCACGGCCATGGACAAATACATGGAGATGGATGAGGTGGCCATAAAACTGAAGGAGTGTCCAAAGTGTAAAACTCCAATACGCAAAAACCTACGCTATGGATCTCACATCAACGCCAGTCTGGCTGAGATAGAGATGGTGAAGATGAAGATAAATGAGCATCAGGGAGATATTGAAGAGTACAGGAAGACCCTTCAAATTCAGTGGAAGGACAACCTTCTTACCGATGGCTTGGGTCAGCAAATGGAATATATGCGCATCAATGACCGACTGGAAAAAACTTATCTCACAGCAAATGATCTGTGGGTTGTGGAAAACAAGATGGATTTCCTAGTAAGAGTTGCAAAGCTAAGAAAGGTTCAAAGGGAGAACATGCTACTCAGGCGAAGACTCCCGTTAGAAAAGCTTGCCCAGCAGTTTGAGCACTGGCTCAACAACATCCACCAAAAATTCACAGACCAGCAGGTCTTTGATTTGCAGAGAGAGCTACAGAGACTCACCCTCCTGACTAAGCTCAACGTCTGTTGCCATATGGCAGACAAGAGAGGACAAAGTGCCAAAATTCAGTCCGAGGTACAAACAATAAAGGAGGTTTTGGAAAAGTGTGGCCAATTCACAGAGCAAGATGAACGCAGAGTGACAGAAGCCATGAAGGAGCTAGACAGCAAGCTTCCACCCACAGGCTTGGGcatcagtgaggaggagagaaagatgatCGTCTCTGCGATGAAAATGCCACCTGGACACTGGTACAAATGTCCCAATGGCCATGTCTATCTCATAGATAGATGCGGAGGGGCCATGGTAAGTCGACGCTGCCCAGATTGTGATGCTGTTATTGGTGGCGCAAATCACAGACTGGAAAGTGGCAACCAAGTCGCCTCTGAGATGGATGGGTCACAGCACCCTGCTTGGTCTGAAGCCAACAACCATCAAAACTTTGGTCACTATGACTTCTAA